CCCGCGAAATGGAGACCCTTGCGGCTAACGAAGGGGTGGAGCCGCGTTTCATCAAGGACGGAGTGCTGGACGGCTCCATCGTCATAACCAAAAGCAACCGCCGCCCCATCGAAGGGCTTGCCATCGGAGCGGGGCTTTCCACCAAGGTGAACGCCAACATCGGCTCTTCCAGGGACGATATGGACGTGGCCAACGAGATGGAAAAAATGCGGGTGGCCATAGACGCCGGGGCGGACGCCATCATGGACCTTTCCACCGGGGGGGATATACCGGGAATACGCCACGCCCTCATGGAACAATGCCCCGTGCCGGTGGGCACGGTGCCGATATACCAGGTGGCCGCGGAGAACGCCGCCGCCGGAAAACACCTTCTGGACATGAACGCAGACGAGCTTTTCCGCGCCATCGAAAAACATGGACAGGACGGGGTGGACTTCATCACCGTCCATTGCGGCGTGACGCGCAACTCCGTTCGGCAGTTGAACGAAGAAGGGCGCCTTCTGGACATCGTCAGCCGAGGTGGCGCAATCCACGCCAAGTGGATGGAATACCACGGGGAAGAAAATCCCCTTTACGCCAAGTTCGACAGGCTTTTGGAAATCGCGCGCGAATACGACATGACGCTAAGCCTTGGCGACGGGCTGCGCCCCGGATGCCTGGCCGACGCCACGGACCGGGCGCAGGTGCATGAGACCATCACCTTGGGAGAGCTTGCAAAACGCTCCCGCCACGCCGGCGTGCAGGTGATGATCGAAGGGCCGGGGCACATGCCCATGAACCAGATCGCCGCCAACATGACGCTCCAGAAAAGGCTTTGCAACAACGCCCCGTTCTACGTGCTTGGGCCGCTTGTGACCGACGTGGCGCCCGGATACGACCATATCACCGCCGCCATCGGAGGGGCGATAGCGGCCTCTGCCGGGGCGGACTTTTTATGCTACGTCACCCCCGCCGAGCACCTTCGCCTCCCCACGCCCCAGGACGTGCGCGACGGGGTGATCGCCACCCGCATCGCCGCCCACGCCGCCGACATCGCGAAGGGGATCAAAGGCGCCCGTGACTGGGACGACAGAATGGCCAAGGCGCGCAAGGAGCTCAACTGGAAACTGCAGTTCGAACTTGCCATGGACCCTGCCAAGGCCCGTGAACGCCGCGCGGAGACAAGCCCCGCCGACGAGGAAGTTTGCACCATGTGCGCCTCGCTGTGTTCGATCAAGACAGGGCACATGGCGGTGAAGTAAGGTATAATATTCACATTATGACTCTAACGCATACAGTTTCAAAAGCAGCCGAACTCTTGGAGCGGGTTTCCGCATTGTCGCTTCAGGAACGAAGGGATAGCGCGCTTTTGCTTCGACTTTCGCAAGAAGCTGAGGCTATGCGAAGTAGTGATTCGCTTAACACGATAACATCATTGGCGTGGATTTCCCTTTATCAAAACAGAATTCAGGAAGCCCGGAATTATTATGAATCAGCGCTTAAACAATTTCCCGATGAATACATGATCCATTTAAATTACGCGGCGAGTTTATGCGCCGCAGGTTTTTTTACGGATGCCTATTTACAAGCTCGCCTGGCGCATAATATTAACCCTAAAACCCCTGCTTGTGTCCAACTCATAATACATATTCTTTTTGCGTCAGGAAGACCGCACGACGCGTTGCCATGGAACAACTTTTTAAACAAGATGAAACCTCACGGCAATACTGCGGCCAATCTCACCGGATTAGATTCAATAATCAAATACATGAATACCAATAATATTGGTGACGATGATTTTGAAGTATTACAGAAAAAAGCATTTTCAGTTTTACACAAAAACGGCGTTTATTTTACAAATAATCAATTAAACTTGCTTGAGGATGAAGATTCACAGTGGATTAGTTATGAAATATTTGTGGACAAACCTGTAGCTCAAATTGTCAACTTGAATATCAAACACGCTGAGTCGCTTGCATACGAGGCCCAAATACCAAAAGCCGCATCAAAGATCACTTTTATATATACCTCTTGGCGTGA
The Nitrospinota bacterium genome window above contains:
- the thiC gene encoding phosphomethylpyrimidine synthase ThiC, with the translated sequence MTTQLIAARGGKITREMETLAANEGVEPRFIKDGVLDGSIVITKSNRRPIEGLAIGAGLSTKVNANIGSSRDDMDVANEMEKMRVAIDAGADAIMDLSTGGDIPGIRHALMEQCPVPVGTVPIYQVAAENAAAGKHLLDMNADELFRAIEKHGQDGVDFITVHCGVTRNSVRQLNEEGRLLDIVSRGGAIHAKWMEYHGEENPLYAKFDRLLEIAREYDMTLSLGDGLRPGCLADATDRAQVHETITLGELAKRSRHAGVQVMIEGPGHMPMNQIAANMTLQKRLCNNAPFYVLGPLVTDVAPGYDHITAAIGGAIAASAGADFLCYVTPAEHLRLPTPQDVRDGVIATRIAAHAADIAKGIKGARDWDDRMAKARKELNWKLQFELAMDPAKARERRAETSPADEEVCTMCASLCSIKTGHMAVK